The sequence CCAGGCCCAGAACTTGTCCAGCGTGAGCAGACCCGGCTTAAAACAGAGTGACGACTCACGATTGAACGGCGACGCCAGGCGCTCTATGCCTCTGAGATCAGTGTCGTCGAAGGCCTCGGGTGGTCGCTCTGACTCGCCCCCTGGAAGCGTGGTGCCGGCACAGGCCCCGAGACCCGCTCCCAGGAGAGCTGACATCGCCAGGCTGCCCAGGATACCAAAGATCAGGAGAGATGAGAGCTGCGGCCGGCGGGAGGACAAGGTCCCCACGGGCGGGCAGCATGTCGACATCCCCAGCTCCTGCATCAGCCGGCTCACGGGCCGGGAGGGCCCCGGGCAGCCCAGCTGCGGTGCCCGGGTGGAGGGCGAGCCCAGCAGCAGGGGCACGCAGGAGCCCAGCACACCTTCCGGGGGTGGCCCCCAGCCCCCCGCTCTGCCTGGCCCCTCCAGGGGGAAGGGTGTCGGCTCGACCTTTGAGAGCTTCAGGATCAATATTCCTGGGAACACAGCCCACTCCAGCAGACTCCCCAGCCCTGGCTTCTGTAACACCTTCCGGCCTGTGGATAGCAAGGCGCAGAGGAGAGAGAGCCCCTCGCCCCTCTTCGCCGTCAGGAAGACGAAGCAGCTCAAGAGCGAGATCTACGATCCTTTCAACCCCACGGGCTCCGACTCCAGCTCCGCCGGCAGCAGCCCCGAGCgcctgggctccagcctccttccctctgaGATCACCCGGACCATTTCGGTGGACAGTCCGAGGGCCCCAGCTCGGCTGCCCGTGCGTTGCGTCACCTCCTACACAGTGCAGACTGGCTTTGGGAAGGAGCCCCAGCCCCCCCAGGGGCCCTCTGGGCAGCCTGAGCTCCAGGACAAGGAGGAGCCCACTGAGGGCCAAGGCGCTGCCACACAGGTGCAGGGGGCGTCCCCGCCCGAGCCCTGGGGGGACGAGGACCGGCCACCCCGCAGCTCCTTCTTTGGCTCTGAGGGGCGGACAGTGACCTGTGTGACTGTGGCGGAGCCGGACGTGCCACCCAGCCCCAACGCCTTGCACACAACCACCCACAGGGTCGTGGAGCTGCGGTCCCCCACCCGCTCCCGCTCCACGTCCAGCTCCCGCAGCAGGAAGAAAACCCAGAGGCAGCAGGCCGCCAGCAGGGAGCATGGGAGGGCCCGCTCCGGTTCCCGTTCGTCCCACTCTGGGGACAGGAGCTCTCGGTCGGCATCGCCACCAGCGGGTGAGGACCCGGCTAAGAGGCACCGACCCAAGGTCCGGAGCCGGAGGTCTTCCAGTGACCGCTCCAGCAGCCATGAGCGAGCCAAGCGGAAGAAGGCCAAGGACAAGAGccgagagaggaggaggggcaccTGGGGCCGAGGCCGGCGCAGGTCCCGCTCCGGCAGCCCCGGCAGCTCCTCCTACGAGCACCGCgaaggcaggaggaagaagaggcGGAGGTCCGGGTCCAGGTCTCGGGGGAGGGAGTGCTCGCCCCCCAGCAGCCTGGAGAGGTCCCGTAGGCCCAGGCACCCCAGGGAAAGGAGGGACCGGCCCCGAGAGAGGCGTGGCTCCCGGGAGAGGAGGAAGCGCAGGTCCAGGTCACCGAGCCTGGAGCACAGGTCCCGGGAGCACCGGCGGCCTCGTTCCCGTGAGAAgcgcccacggccccgcccccgctccccgGAGAGGAAGCTGGCCCCGAAAGAGGCTTCTCCGGTGCCCCCTGTCCCAGAGGAGCCCAGGCCAGACAGGGAGCACTTGGCCAGGCCCCCGGCCTCAGCAGGAGCAGACGCCTTGCCGGAGGGGGTCGAGACGGACAAGGGCCCCCCAAAGGCCGCCCCAGTCCCAGAGGCGCTAGCCGAGTGTCCACTCGAGGACCTGGATTACGGCGACTCTGTCGAGGCGGGCCACCTCTTTGAGGACTTTTCAAGTGAAGCCATCTTCATGCAGCTTGATGACATGAGCTCTCCGCCCTCCCCTGAGAGCACGGACTCCTCCCCAGAGCGAGGCCTCCTGCCCAAGCCTGCTGTGCCTCCAACCAGCCAGCAGCATGACGCCAGCCTGGCCATGGCCACGGCCGCCATCAGGAGGGAGGTGTCGCTGATCCACAGTGAAGATGCCACACAGCTCCTGCCCCAGACAGAAGGCCCCCAAGAGAAGCACTTGCTCCCGCAGGACATGGCTGAGGCCACCACAGTGCCCAGCACCCTGGGTGGCCAGGCCGTGGGTGGGGCACCCGTGGTGAAGGAGGAAGGTCCTTCTCAGAACCCCTTGCTACGGGCTAAGGCTCTGGTGAAGAGAGTCACCTGGAACCTCCAGGAGGCAGAGAGCAGTGCCCCAGCCGAGGACAGAGGCCTGCGTGAGTAGGCACTtcccggggtggggggttggCGTGTGGTCTTCTCCGTGGGTGGCTCACGGGCCTCCTTCACACAGAGGGATGGCTGCGGCCTGACCAGTGGTCCTTGCTGCTGGGATGCTTTTCTGGAACTTTCTAGCCAGGAAGCAGCCTTCTGGCCTGGGGTGGCCACAGAACACTCACCCCTGCTGTTTTGGCCCTCAGGGATGCCGCTCCACAGACCACAGAAGCCCCGGGAAGGGGTCCGGGAAACCGAGGACGTGGGCCCCATGGCTGCGTTCCAGCAGGCACCTTTCTCTGAGTCCCTTCCCCCTGGTTACGTGCTTCCGGACTCTGGCTTTCCCGATGCCAACCCCTCTCAGGTGGGCGCCTAGACTGGAGGGACGTGGCCTCGTGCCCAGGCCATGCTGGCTGGGCCAGGTCGGGGCTGAAGACCTCATAGTGCCACCCCCTTTCTGCCATGGCTCTGACTGGGGAGTAGGGTGGTGAGCGCGGTGCCGGGAGCTCTACAGAGGCTGAGTGGGATTTGTTCTTGCCCAGGTATATGGCCCTAACCTGCCTCCcgccctggctctgcctctgagcATCCCGCCCTACGCACCAGTCAGCCAGCCCACGGTCCAGTTCATCCTGCAGGGGAGCCTTCCCCTGGAGGGCTGTGGGgtggcccagagcccagcccctgTACCCGCCATCCTGACCACAGCCTCAGAGCCACCTGGCCACGCGGccgccactgccaccaccactgccaACAACTCTGAGGAGAGGACAGCTGCTCCCAGGCCAGCCTCAGAGAAGGCCAAGAATGAGGAGGTGAgtcctgcccccctccctccagGGGCAGGATGATGGGAAGCCTTGTGCCTCTGGCCAGAGGGCCCTCTAGGCCTCTGGGTGGGTGTCACATGCATGTTCTCACTCCCAGTACATGAAGAAGCTGCACGTGCAGGAACGGGCCGTGGAGGAGGTGAAGCTGGCCATCAAACCCTTCTACCAGAAGAGGGAGGTGACAAAGGACGAGTACAAGGACATCCTTCGCAAGGCCGTGCAGAAGGTGGGCTTGGCAGTCGCCACCTGGGGGGCCGAGACCCTGCCTGCTGACACTCTCGGGGGTCCGTGAGCATGGAGAAGGGTGCCCCAGGCCAGCCCGTCTCCCTGTAGCCGCACCACATAGGTGGTCATGGGGGCTCACGGCAGTGGCCTCATGACTTGTTAAATAGACCGAGTAGCATGAGGTGTGGGAAAGCAAGACTCCGAGAGATGACCCGTTCTCCAGCCCAGGGTGGGGTTCGTGGTCATGATGTGCTGGCCCGGCTCTATGGAACCCTCAGGCTGCCCATTGTCCCTCACGTGGTCCCCAGGGCCCAGTCACTGTGGTCACTGAACATGTGGGGTGTGAAAGGACATCTGTGTAACTGGCCCCCCCCCCCAGATCTGCCATAGCAAGAGCGGGGAGATCAACCCGGTGAAGGTGGGCAACCTGGTGAAGGCCTACGTGGACAAGTACCGGCGCATGCGCAGACACCGGAGGGCCGAGGCCAGCGAGGAGCCGCCTGCCCCGGGCCCCGAGGGCTAAGGCCTGCCCAGCGCCGTCCTGGCTGGAGTGGAGGAAGCAGAAAATTCTGGGGACACCCAGAACTGTTTTCAGGGTTCCTGTGATCACACGTGGTCTGTGCACCTGTCCTGTTCACAGTTTAAAACTAGACTTTTTTTATTTGTACATTATAGATACACACTGTTCCCACTGTGTTCTAATTTATCAAAAATGGATTATCTTTAGAGATGTCTCAGTTGGCTCAGTACTTGAAAGGTGAACTTTGTGACCAAGGAAGGTCCTGGGCCAGAGGTGTGGGGAGGTTTCCTCGACCCCCTCACAGGCAGCCTCCCCCAGGCAAGCCATCTGTGCTCCTGGCCCTTGTCCAGGGAGCCCTTATACCATCTCTGTTATGCTCTGTAAAGAGTTGCTGAAGCCTATACTCAGCTCCACTGAGGCAGAGTGGTGTTGGCAGATTTCAAAGGCCAGGGACAGCCCCTAGGTGCAGCACAGAGGCCCTGCTCCCGACGGAGGGGCCCCAGTTGCCACCTGGCAGGGAGAGCAGAGTGTCTGTGTCCTGAGGGACAGTTGGGATCTTTGCGTAGTTTGTTGGCTCTAAAGTGGGGCCTGCGTTTCTTCACTGTGAAAAGAGTGGGGTGCTCCCTCCTTGGGCCCCCAGGAAGTGGGGTGAGCTTGAGTCCACGGTGCCTTTGCTGAGCCCCAGCCCCAAGCCCACCTCTGGTCAGGACACAATGCTGGCTCTTGGGTTTCTACTGGACCCCGAAGGGGCCGGGGTCCGCCCTAGGCGGGCTGCCCCACTCCATCAGGAAGTGCTCCAGGAAGTGCTCTAGGTCGTCATAGAGGCTGTCAGAACTGGACAGGCAGAGGCCGAGGCTGCCGCTGTCCAGGGAGGACACGCCTTCACGCTGCACGCCCTCCAGGTATGCCCGGCACAGCCATGGCTCCAGCTGTGGGGAGGGCGCtgtcaggcccggtggggctgtGTGCAGCCCCACCCTGGGGACCCCTGCACCTCACCTTCACGAGGACCAGGTTCTTCTCCTTGGGCCTCACCACCGACAGGTCCTGGCCAAAGCCCAGGTAGATCGTGTAGTGTGGGGAGCCTTGGCGCCGGCGGGCACGGAACTCCCCCAGCTCTGCAGGACAGGACCGGGCTCTGGtgagcagggggcaggggggcaggctGGGAGGACCTCAGCCCCAGGGCAGGTGCTTCACTGACCTTGAAAGAAGGTGCCGAAGTCAAAGATGGGGGTGTTGCAGTCTCGGGGCAGCAGgcgggctggggtggaggggctggcAGAGCCCAGGGGCCCACCCACTTCCCAGTAGACCTTGCATTTCCCCTGGCGCCGGGCCCACAGCCACGGCCCCCGGAGCTCCAGCTGCAGGCCAGGGGCCACGTGCTGCAGCAGCTTCTCTGTGTAGTGCAGCTGCTTCTGGTCGGGCAACtcagcagggctggggaaggCCACACGCTGGGGCTCTGCAGCCTCAGCAGCCAGGCTGGGGGAGCCATACAGGAGCACACAGCCTGGGCGCCCCACCACCTCCTGCAGCACTGTTCGGCCCTTGTACATGATGGTCAAGTCCAGGGCCCCCAGGCTGGGCTCTTCGTGCAGACAGACCTGGGAGCACCTGGGACCAGCCGGGTGCTCACCTGCCATTGGGGTGCAGGCACCAGAGGAGGGTGTCGTGCCAAGCTCCACGTCTGGGAGCTGTCTGGGCTCTGGGACCAGGGGGGGCCCTGCAGCTAGAGAGAAAGGCCTAAGCTGGCACCTGgtctcccagctcctccctcttCCACAGGTCTCTGGCTCCTTTTCCCCATAATCTTGGCCTAGGGCAGTAGCCACAGGCCGGTGGCCACTCCCACTCCCTGGGAGGAGCTCTGGGCCTGACCTGAGGAGGATCAGCTATACTGGCCCACCTGTAGCCCGCACCATCCCTGCtgggcctccctctcccccaggccctgcctcctctctcccctgcctgcctctccccttgGCACAGAAGTCTGCAGGACAGAGCACCCCCCTCCAACACAGCCCCTTACCAGGAGCCTCTCGGGGGATCGGATCCGCCCCCAATACAGCTTTCAACAGATGGTCCTCCAGGGAGCTCTCCTGCAAAGCCTGGAGCAAGAGGTCCCCAGCGTGCTCACTTGGGTTTGCAGTGCAGGGCTCAGGGCTTAGCCAGGCCGGTTCATGCCCTGGCCTCTCACCAGTATGTGCTGCCTGGCATGGCCCAGGAAGCCCATCCTGCAGGGGAAGACAATGCCAGCTTAAAtaagcagcccccagccccagcaagaGCTGGCAGCCCTTGCTTGACCCAAGGTCCAGGAGGGCAGAATAGCCTTACCCTTGTGAGTGGGGCATCTTCAAGGGCTTTGTCCTCCCCCTGGTTAATGCCTGGGTCTTCTGAAGAAGAAAGGTTTGGAGAAACACTGGGACCTGACTCTGGAGTGGACTCCTGAGTGTGAACCCCTGGGCAGCTCCTCACAGCTGGAACGTGCACCTCTCCTTCACTAGTCCCAGTAAGCTCATCAGCTTCCTCCCAGTGATCCCCTGAGCAGTCCCCAGCAACCTGGCTCCAGCCTCTCCCACGCCAGTCTCTAAAACCAGAAATCTGATGCAGCACTGCTCCCAGGACAGAGCAAAGTCCCAAGGCCCTCCGAAGCACATTCCACTGCGCCCAGCCCATCCTCCTGCAGCCCTCCTGGGGCTTTCCTCACCTCTGCACCCCAGCTCAGGGCTGATCATGTACACCTTATGCGGGTCGGTAGGGTCAGCTGAGTTGTCTTGCAACATCACGAAGCGCCCAGTGCTGCGCAGGGCGCAGCGGAAGTTGGTTTTCCAGGAGGCTCGGAGCGCACCCTCGTTGGATGACCTGGCACCGCTGCTGCAGGGCGGCCACCTGCCGCGGGCCACGGCCCAGGCCTGGGGATTGAGAGGGAGTGGAGGACGTGGCCTGGATCCATGGATCTGGGACTGCCCTACCCCTACCCCCGGGTCCCCGGCGGGATTGCGGTCCCACCTTAAAGATGCGCGAATCTGCTTCACCCAGGTCCTTTCGCGCGAAGTGCTTCCAGGGCACGCGGAAGCGCGTTCGGGCAGCGTCCAGCCACCGTAGCCCCTCATAGCGGCCGCTGCTGACCTCGGCCAGAAGCCAGTCTCCGAAGAGCACGCGCGGGGCCCCACTGCAGACAGGGCAGCCGGGTTATCAGGGCGCGCGCAGGCCGCCGGGTGCGTGGGGTCTGCGCCGGGCAGGGCGGGGAGCTCTCACCTGTCCTGAGCCACGGCCATTGCTCCCTCTGCAGGGGCTGGGCGGGGAGGGGCCGGCGCACCCTCCGCGGCGAGTGTTGTCACGGGCGCAGAGTCAGGTACTACCGCAGGTGAGAAGAAGGTTGCGAGTGTGGCCAGATGTCACCGGTGTTGAGGATTACAGATGGGAATTGAGGGCTGATGGCCACGACGTTGCTCGAGTGTGAGTCCTGGCCAAAGCGGTGATAGGTGTGACTACAGATACGGCGAGCGCGCGCACGAGGGGCCACAGGTGTCGAGCCGGCGGCCGGGTAGGCCCTGCGGGGGCGCGACGGAACTGCCGCAGGAAAACGAAACCTCACGTTGCAGGAAAACAAAACCTAACCCACTGGGCCGCGGGGCTGGCAGacgcccctctcccttcccctctcgcCCACCCCGCAGGTCCTCAGCGACCGTGACCCCCGCATCCAGTTCCCCCAATTCTGGATCCGTGCCCCGCCGCCGTCACCCGCGCTGCCTGCCCCCTCCCGGCCACTGCTCCACGGAGCGAACGCGTGGTCCGACGCGGCCGTCACTGCCCCTCTGCTTCCGCGTGAGTCCCGAGTACCTGGCGCTGAAACGACCGGAGCACGAAATCGCATCTCCGAACACGCCAAAGCAAGCGCTTTTATGCTGGcgaggccgggggcggggccgggggcggggccgggggggggCCGGGCTGCGCGGAGCTCCAGGTGCAGCAGAGGAAGTCACGTGCTccggcgggcgggggcggggccgcagGGGGTCCTGGCGGCCCGCCTGCACAGCCGCTGCCGGGTCCAGCCGATGCTCTCCCTCACCCGGCGCTCTGGGGGACTGGGGCTCCCGCACCCGACGTGGTGGGACAGGCAGTGGGATAAGCTGGGGCTCCAGGAAGGAAACCCGCACTTCGCTGAGCAGACAAGTGGGTGATGAGGGTGCGGGGGAGGAGCGGCAGCTGTGTTCTTTGGGTTCTTACCAGTGAGAACTGCTCAGGCAAGGTACTCAAATACGGTCGagattaaaatatttggaaaggaaTTCGTAATGCCTTTTCATGAGGAAAAACGCCAGTGACCCTTGAGGGAGGGTGGTAGTCGGGGCGGAAGTCCTGCCTGAAGTCCGCTCGTGCGGAAGCCAGCGGAGGGGGCTCTGTCCCCAGTCCCTGGCCCTGGGTCCCCCCACTGCCTGCCTCGACCCTGTGCCGCACACCCGCCACCCCTGTGCCCGTGGCCTGAAGGCCACTGTCGCACTGGGTgggccacacccccacccccaacaccgcGGGTCACAGTCCAGGCACCTGGATTAGTGGGGCGCCACGGGGTGCTTACTGCCCACACTGTAGCCCACAGGCGTACGGCTGTGACCCACCGGAAGGTCCCCAGGACCTTGCTCTCCCAGATGAGTGTTCCCGAGGGTGGCCCCTGGCCAGGTGGCTCCTCATCCTCCCCCACGGGAAGAATCTCCGTGGTGGGTCTGGAGGTCAAGGTCCCCCCTCCTCGGCGGTGGTTAGACCAAGAGAGGAACTTCCTGGCCACCACCAGCTGCTACCAAGCCTGGGAAGCCCCGTGGCCCCGCGGGCACAGCAGGTGGTTTACGGGAAACAGCGCCGGGCGCTTTCGGCCGGCCGGACGCGACTCCGCCCCCGCTGCGCACCCGGCGTGTTCCCGGAGGACTCGCTGCCCGGCGCTGAGCGAATGGGCCTCGTCGCGACCACCCCCACCGGCAGCCGCTCGGGGAAGGCCCTACACACCGCCGCAGATCTAAAAATGTCACTTTATTCTGCGCAATGAGGGGACGGGGAGAAGGGCCAGGCTGACTCGGGTCCagagggggaggcggggaggccaCGCTAGAAGTAGATGGAGTCAGCGCCTGGCGGGTCCTCCGTACCCCTGCCCGGTCCTGCGTCCGAGCCCGCGTCGCCGCTGCCCTCGCTGCCTGAGTCGCCCGCGCCGTCTGCTTCCGAGGCGGGCTCGTTGAGGACCACCACGTCAGCCTCTGCCCCGATGTCCTCGCCAAACCACACGGCCTTGTAGCCACCTTCAGGGCGCCGCTCCTTGGTCAGGATGGACCTGACGGCTGCAGGGTCTTCCCCATCCCGGGCCGCTGCTGGGGACTCGGGGACATGATGgagggtggcagggctgggggacgTGGGCCCCGGGGTCACAGGCTCTGGGGTTGGGGGCCGGCCGGGTCTGGGTGAGGGGCTAGGGGCCGGTGCCCAGTTAGCCTCCTCGCTGACGAAAGCCTGGTTGTCAAAGCCTTGgggctggggctcctggggcagagggagccaGAGGTCAACCAAGCCTGCCCTGGCTTGGCCcagtcctcccctccccagagacaggacactagtccctccctgtgctctgcctctctctgcccccttcccaTCCTTTGGACTCCACCGCATCACTCCTCTCCTGGACTGACTCCTGGTTTCCATCCCGCAGCCTCTCCACTGCCCCCCAATCTGTTGCTCCGTCCTCTTGATGCCTATCTCGGCCTGCCTGTTCACTCTCCTCTGTCTCTCAGTTGGCCCTCTCCAGTCCTGTTCCCAACCCAGGGCCTCACCAGAGCTTTGCCAGAGCAGCACTTGAGTCGGTGGCCGTAGAGCTTGTGGACCAGGACCATGAGGGCGATCAGAGCCAGAAGGAGCAGCGCCCCCAGCACCCCACCCAGCGCCGCCATCTCCACTGCTGAGAAGCGCTGGTCCCCACTTGGCTTGTTTGTAgtgctgcctcctcctgccccagacgTCCCTGCTGACACCACCACTGCCCCTTTACTGCCACACCCCAGGCACGCCCGTGCCAACCTGTGGCAAGCTCGGGACCCCCTGAGAACAAGCAGGCCTGGTTCTGGGGAGTGGCACTTTTGATCCCCCACAAAGGAGCTGTGTGTTCCCCAGGAGCCCGATAGGCCAGGCTCCTGAAGGGGGCGGGGAGAAGGGGGTCAGAGGCCACCAGTTCCAGGTGGAAGGCAGGGGGTCCAGTATCACAGGAAGGGGTATGAGGGCCATGTGGGGCCATTGGGGTGAACGGCCCCAGAATTGAGGGGTTCACTGGATCCCAAATCTGGCCTCTGTCCCGCCCTCCACACGCCTTCCCTAGTTCACGTCCTGGGCTCCCCCAGGACCTGTCTGTCCCCCAGACCACAGCAGACCTCTCCTTGAGGTTTCATGGTCTGTATGGTCACACCAGGCCGACCTGGGGCGGACCCTGCCCTACACTGGCCACCTAGAGTCAGGTGGCATAAGGGTGACTCTAGGGCAAATAGAGGTGCTACCTGAGGACCAGGGGGTCCTGCTGGGCCCAGGGGACGTCAGCGGAGAGGTTCCTGGTTTCGAGGTCTGTGCTGAGCCCCCACTGGGTGAGGCTGGTGTTGGGGAGGGGCTGGTTCCCGCACTGGAGGGCCCCCCAGGCATGGAGGAGGCAGATGGCCTCAGAGTTGTGCCTGAGGAGGGGTACGGGCCAGGACCCCCTCCAGAGCTGGTCGTGGAGGGCCCCTGAGAGGGTGCAGGGGGCCCGGGGACTTCCAAAGTGGTGCTGCTTGAGGGTCTGGTCGTTCCGGCCATCTCTGGGGATGTGGGGGAGTCGGGGGGGCCTGGAGCCAGGGACAGGGCTCGGGCTTGCCACTGTCCCCAGCCAGAAGCCCTCCCTGCGCCAACCTGGGACCCCCGGGAGGCCTACCTGTGGGGGCGGGCTCCTGTTCTGAGACTTGAATCTCCACGACTGTAGTCGCTGTGCCTGAGGTCACTGTGTTCTTGGCCTCAACCTGGGCAGAAGAGGGCTTGTCCCTCTTGGGCCCCACCTTAACCCCCGCCCCTGGAGATActgcccacccctcacctctgCATAGAAGACGCCGGTGTGCACCAGCAAGGCGTTGGTCAGCACTGCCTCCCCGTCCATTCGGAAGTTGGAGTTGTTGGTGATTTGATACGTGATGGCCGAGTTGAGGTCCTGGACACGGCCCCAGTGAGTCCTGGGTCCAAGCTGCTTCCCAAACTCCCCGAAGCCACCCCCAGAGGAAGGCCAGGCAGACCCAGGGACACGACGGTGCCTACTGGAAACTCAGGGTCCTGGGCCCGGATCCTCAGAGGCTGGGAAGGGGCAGCTGCATCCTTGACGGCCACGCCCACCCCAGAACCACGCGCCACGGTGCCGCGGTACAGGCTCTCGGGGAAGCGGGGCAGGCTCCCGTTGGCATCTCGGGCCTCCACCATGACCTGGGTCACGGAGTACCGGCCGTGGTCTGCCTGCtcaccctgggggtgggggaggcagcagtGACCAGCAGGTCCTTCCAGGGGAGCCCTGCAGCCTGCGGCCCAAGAAGGGCCCCTGGAGACCTGGCCTTATGCAGGCACTCACCTTGACCACCAGAAGGAAGGTCTTGGGGCTGGGGACACTCTTGCTCATGGTGAGGTTGCCTGTGCTGGCATCAATGGAGAATGTGCCGTCCTCGTGTCCTGGGAGGATGGAGAGATGCTTGGGCCCCGGTACCCTCCGGAGGCCTGAAGTCCCAGGGCCCCAGCTGGCTCTGCCCACGTGGCCAGCCCCCTAGAGGGGAGAGAAGCTGGGGGGCTGGTGCTCACTCACCCTTCATGAAGCTGTAGACAATGGGCTGGCTGATGGCCCAGTCCCCGTCCACGGCGTAGATGGGCCCGGGCTGCAGGACAAGGGCGCCTGGCTGCGggattggggaggggagggaatgcCGTGGAGCTGGTGCCGTGGCCTCGGGCCCCTCCCGCACCCCTCCAGGAGGTCTGGAGTAGCCCTGATGGGCAGCCAGGGACACAGTCCAGTTGTCCGGCCCCACTGCCCACCACACCTTCGGACCAATTGCTAATGAGCCAGTTTGCCCAAAGTCATTTGATTGATCTGAATGACATGTGTCTACTTAAGAGGCAGCCATGTGGGATGGACAAAGCTCACATAGAGGTCTGGGCCCCTCGCACAGGGCAGGGGCCCTGGTGGCTGAACCAGACCCCACTCCTCAGGAGCCCCCTGATATCCAGCCCAGCTCCCTACCCATTCACGCGGTGTCCAGGGAGCACTGTCTGGCTCTGCCTGAGGACAGCTGGGCC is a genomic window of Camelus bactrianus isolate YW-2024 breed Bactrian camel chromosome 10, ASM4877302v1, whole genome shotgun sequence containing:
- the PHRF1 gene encoding PHD and RING finger domain-containing protein 1 isoform X3 codes for the protein MDDDNLDELVGRSRGPDGHRRLSPAGPASDAEGSSEDRSGSSEDDTGSEHSDEDEEGDLEDGSGSEGSEEDGDDVDTFTTVTDTQGKLEADCAFNSDDDSESCPICLNTFRDQAVGTPENCTHYFCLDCILEWSKNANSCPVDRTTFKSICIRAQFGGKILKKIPVENAGAGEDEEEDPTFCEVCGRSDREDRLLLCDGCDAGYHMECLDPPLQEVPVNEWFCPECAVLGAAPATDVDPVSEEEVSLLLADVVPTTSRLRPQAGRTRAIARTRQSERVRATVNRNRISTARGVQHVPRYLMSSLLDETIEAVAAGLSTAVYQCPMTPRAPARRRRKAGRRKKASGRRKTQPRSSVKSKNSGTRLKKRQGRGKKRKGKKIKCEATARTRLARTLGLRRPAHGACVPSVYKPADPSLGLMRADIGVASLSLFGDPYELDPFDSSEEVPATPASPLSAKRRVLSQSALRSHQPVARPVSMGLSRRSAPAPVPQPEVHEDAVPDLLGSILSGQSLLMMNSADIIIHRDGSLSAKRAAPVSFQRNSVGPPGEGEDTGSGPCLQPRVTHSGSKPQSLGSRCPGKATPGTPPASPGPACVPAPASGAPVRLESLVTPQAGQAQNLSSVSRPGLKQSDDSRLNGDARRSMPLRSVSSKASGGRSDSPPGSVVPAQAPRPAPRRADIARLPRIPKIRRDESCGRREDKVPTGGQHVDIPSSCISRLTGREGPGQPSCGARVEGEPSSRGTQEPSTPSGGGPQPPALPGPSRGKGVGSTFESFRINIPGNTAHSSRLPSPGFCNTFRPVDSKAQRRESPSPLFAVRKTKQLKSEIYDPFNPTGSDSSSAGSSPERLGSSLLPSEITRTISVDSPRAPARLPVRCVTSYTVQTGFGKEPQPPQGPSGQPELQDKEEPTEGQGAATQVQGASPPEPWGDEDRPPRSSFFGSEGRTVTCVTVAEPDVPPSPNALHTTTHRVVELRSPTRSRSTSSSRSRKKTQRQQAASREHGRARSGSRSSHSGDRSSRSASPPAGEDPAKRHRPKVRSRRSSSDRSSSHERAKRKKAKDKSRERRRGTWGRGRRRSRSGSPGSSSYEHREGRRKKRRRSGSRSRGRECSPPSSLERSRRPRHPRERRDRPRERRGSRERRKRRSRSPSLEHRSREHRRPRSREKRPRPRPRSPERKLAPKEASPVPPVPEEPRPDREHLARPPASAGADALPEGVETDKGPPKAAPVPEALAECPLEDLDYGDSVEAGHLFEDFSSEAIFMQLDDMSSPPSPESTDSSPERGLLPKPAVPPTSQQHDASLAMATAAIRREVSLIHSEDATQLLPQTEGPQEKHLLPQDMAEATTVPSTLGGQAVGGAPVVKEEGPSQNPLLRAKALVKRVTWNLQEAESSAPAEDRGLRMPLHRPQKPREGVRETEDVGPMAAFQQAPFSESLPPGYVLPDSGFPDANPSQVYGPNLPPALALPLSIPPYAPVSQPTVQFILQGSLPLEGCGVAQSPAPVPAILTTASEPPGHAAATATTTANNSEERTAAPRPASEKAKNEEYMKKLHVQERAVEEVKLAIKPFYQKREVTKDEYKDILRKAVQKICHSKSGEINPVKVGNLVKAYVDKYRRMRRHRRAEASEEPPAPGPEG
- the PHRF1 gene encoding PHD and RING finger domain-containing protein 1 isoform X1; this translates as MDDDNLDELVGRSRGPDGHRRLSPAGPASDAEGSSEDRSGSSEDDTGSEHSDEDEEGDLEDGSGSEGSEEDGDDVDTFTTVTDTQGKLEADCAFNSDDDSESCPICLNTFRDQAVGTPENCTHYFCLDCILEWSKNANSCPVDRTTFKSICIRAQFGGKILKKIPVENAGAGEDEEEDPTFCEVCGRSDREDRLLLCDGCDAGYHMECLDPPLQEVPVNEWFCPECAVLGAAPATALGGVHVSLGVSFQDVDPVSEEEVSLLLADVVPTTSRLRPQAGRTRAIARTRQSERVRATVNRNRISTARGVQHVPRYLMSSLLDETIEAVAAGLSTAVYQCPMTPRAPARRRRKAGRRKKASGRRKTQPRSSVKSKNSGTRLKKRQGRGKKRKGKKIKCEATARTRLARTLGLRRPAHGACVPSVYKPADPSLGLMRADIGVASLSLFGDPYELDPFDSSEEVPATPASPLSAKRRVLSQSALRSHQPVARPVSMGLSRRSAPAPVPQPEVHEDAVPDLLGSILSGQSLLMMNSADIIIHRDGSLSAKRAAPVSFQRNSVGPPGEGEDTGSGPCLQPRVTHSGSKPQSLGSRCPGKATPGTPPASPGPACVPAPASGAPVRLESLVTPQAGQAQNLSSVSRPGLKQSDDSRLNGDARRSMPLRSVSSKASGGRSDSPPGSVVPAQAPRPAPRRADIARLPRIPKIRRDESCGRREDKVPTGGQHVDIPSSCISRLTGREGPGQPSCGARVEGEPSSRGTQEPSTPSGGGPQPPALPGPSRGKGVGSTFESFRINIPGNTAHSSRLPSPGFCNTFRPVDSKAQRRESPSPLFAVRKTKQLKSEIYDPFNPTGSDSSSAGSSPERLGSSLLPSEITRTISVDSPRAPARLPVRCVTSYTVQTGFGKEPQPPQGPSGQPELQDKEEPTEGQGAATQVQGASPPEPWGDEDRPPRSSFFGSEGRTVTCVTVAEPDVPPSPNALHTTTHRVVELRSPTRSRSTSSSRSRKKTQRQQAASREHGRARSGSRSSHSGDRSSRSASPPAGEDPAKRHRPKVRSRRSSSDRSSSHERAKRKKAKDKSRERRRGTWGRGRRRSRSGSPGSSSYEHREGRRKKRRRSGSRSRGRECSPPSSLERSRRPRHPRERRDRPRERRGSRERRKRRSRSPSLEHRSREHRRPRSREKRPRPRPRSPERKLAPKEASPVPPVPEEPRPDREHLARPPASAGADALPEGVETDKGPPKAAPVPEALAECPLEDLDYGDSVEAGHLFEDFSSEAIFMQLDDMSSPPSPESTDSSPERGLLPKPAVPPTSQQHDASLAMATAAIRREVSLIHSEDATQLLPQTEGPQEKHLLPQDMAEATTVPSTLGGQAVGGAPVVKEEGPSQNPLLRAKALVKRVTWNLQEAESSAPAEDRGLRMPLHRPQKPREGVRETEDVGPMAAFQQAPFSESLPPGYVLPDSGFPDANPSQVYGPNLPPALALPLSIPPYAPVSQPTVQFILQGSLPLEGCGVAQSPAPVPAILTTASEPPGHAAATATTTANNSEERTAAPRPASEKAKNEEYMKKLHVQERAVEEVKLAIKPFYQKREVTKDEYKDILRKAVQKICHSKSGEINPVKVGNLVKAYVDKYRRMRRHRRAEASEEPPAPGPEG